One segment of uncultured Desulfovibrio sp. DNA contains the following:
- a CDS encoding ATP-dependent Clp protease adaptor ClpS, translated as MSYRPQEEEDGQSLVEERVREPQRYAVFLHNDDYTSMDFVVDILRSIFRKSPQEATRIMLAVHEKGIGRCGVYTQEIAEAKVFHVTQKARAAGFPLRCTMEPD; from the coding sequence ATGAGCTACCGTCCGCAGGAAGAAGAAGACGGGCAAAGCCTTGTGGAGGAGCGCGTCAGGGAGCCGCAGCGCTATGCCGTCTTCCTGCATAATGACGATTACACCAGCATGGACTTTGTGGTGGACATTCTGCGCAGCATTTTCCGCAAGAGTCCCCAGGAGGCCACGCGCATCATGCTTGCCGTGCATGAAAAGGGCATAGGCCGCTGTGGCGTCTATACGCAGGAAATTGCCGAAGCCAAGGTTTTTCATGTGACCCAGAAAGCCAGAGCCGCAGGGTTTCCCCTGCGCTGCACCATGGAGCCGGACTAG
- a CDS encoding class IV adenylate cyclase, with product MALEVERKYLDADFARVRALLEQQGACCKGIHFESNDIYDTPDNAFLRGHRLLRLRRQEYADRTDYALTLKLPAQTVNGFKRREEYETAVQDGDVMHRILQGQGYVLAAHYEKFRESWRLHDVAVDMDILPFGQFIEIEGPEEAICRVAQLLDLDRQPTSTDSYHTLHSQWLTRQHKTPQRSFAFAPQEADRWRAALGLPDRKKEN from the coding sequence ATGGCGCTTGAAGTGGAACGCAAATATCTTGATGCCGACTTTGCCCGGGTCCGCGCCCTGCTGGAGCAGCAGGGCGCCTGCTGCAAGGGCATTCATTTTGAGAGCAACGATATCTACGACACGCCCGACAATGCCTTTCTGCGCGGGCACCGCCTGCTGCGCCTGCGCCGGCAGGAATATGCCGACAGAACGGACTATGCCCTCACGCTCAAGCTGCCCGCCCAGACCGTCAACGGCTTCAAACGCCGCGAAGAATACGAGACCGCCGTGCAGGACGGGGACGTCATGCACCGCATCCTTCAGGGGCAGGGCTATGTGCTGGCGGCGCATTACGAGAAGTTCCGGGAATCGTGGCGGCTGCATGATGTGGCCGTGGACATGGACATCCTGCCCTTTGGCCAGTTCATCGAAATTGAAGGACCGGAAGAGGCCATCTGCCGTGTGGCGCAGCTGCTGGACCTTGACAGGCAGCCTACCAGTACTGACTCTTATCATACCCTGCACAGCCAGTGGCTGACCCGGCAGCACAAGACACCGCAGCGCTCCTTTGCCTTTGCCCCGCAGGAGGCGGACAGATGGCGTGCGGCACTGGGACTGCCGGACAGGAAAAAGGAGAACTAG
- the radA gene encoding DNA repair protein RadA, with protein MAKVREVYICSSCGARTLQWRGQCPGCHEWNTLKAVAQPRSGSSAAVSARPSRSASQGGRPVPLRDVSDSGHTPFASGIAALDRVLGKGLVPGAAILVGGEPGIGKSTLLLQVAGNVARQGRSVLYASGEESLPQIKARGQRLDVLHEHLLALATSSVEDIINAVELSPPSLLVVDSVQTLTSLEADGLPGNVSQVRAVATALLDCCRRTGSTLILVGHVTKDGTLAGPRMLEHMVDTVISLEGDRRQLFRLLRVFKNRFGPNEELLVFRMGQQGMEVVDDPSTFFLEARDPGLSGTAVVMAVDGQRPLAVEVQALVARTFLNIPRRAALGFDANRLHLLLAVLEKRLKLNFGQVDIYAKVGGGMKLQEPGLDLALVAAVLSSYYDVPLPEKCILWGEVDLNGQVRPVAAHAQRLRQAQHLGFSPIIHPGTGRGGIATVAALQQQLFHRRAGGTAHGA; from the coding sequence ATGGCAAAAGTTCGCGAAGTGTACATCTGTTCTTCCTGCGGTGCCCGGACCCTGCAATGGCGCGGGCAGTGCCCCGGCTGCCACGAATGGAACACCCTGAAGGCCGTGGCGCAGCCGCGTTCCGGCAGTTCCGCCGCCGTTTCGGCCCGCCCGTCCCGCTCCGCTTCCCAGGGGGGGCGCCCCGTGCCGCTGCGCGACGTTTCCGACAGCGGGCATACGCCCTTTGCCAGCGGCATTGCCGCCCTGGACCGCGTGCTGGGCAAGGGGCTTGTGCCGGGTGCGGCCATTCTGGTGGGCGGGGAGCCGGGCATCGGCAAGTCAACCCTGCTGCTGCAGGTGGCCGGCAATGTGGCCAGGCAGGGGCGCAGCGTGCTCTATGCCAGCGGCGAGGAATCCCTGCCGCAGATCAAGGCCCGCGGCCAGCGTCTGGATGTGCTGCATGAGCACCTGCTGGCGCTGGCCACCTCCAGCGTGGAAGACATCATCAATGCCGTGGAGCTTTCCCCGCCTTCCCTGCTGGTGGTGGATTCGGTGCAGACCCTGACCAGTCTGGAGGCCGACGGCCTGCCCGGCAACGTCAGCCAGGTGCGCGCCGTGGCCACCGCTCTGCTGGACTGCTGCCGCCGCACCGGCAGCACGCTTATTCTGGTGGGGCATGTCACCAAGGACGGCACGCTGGCCGGGCCGCGCATGCTGGAACACATGGTGGACACCGTCATTTCTCTGGAAGGGGACCGCCGCCAGCTCTTCCGCCTGCTGCGCGTCTTCAAGAACCGCTTTGGTCCCAATGAGGAACTGCTGGTCTTTCGCATGGGGCAGCAGGGCATGGAGGTGGTGGACGATCCTTCCACCTTTTTTCTGGAGGCCCGTGATCCCGGCCTTTCGGGGACGGCGGTGGTCATGGCCGTGGACGGGCAGCGCCCCCTGGCAGTGGAGGTACAGGCTCTGGTGGCCCGAACCTTTCTCAATATTCCGCGCCGTGCCGCCCTGGGCTTTGATGCCAACCGCCTTCACCTGCTGCTGGCCGTGCTGGAAAAGCGCCTCAAGCTCAATTTCGGCCAGGTGGACATTTATGCCAAGGTCGGCGGCGGCATGAAGCTGCAGGAACCCGGCCTGGACCTGGCGCTGGTGGCGGCGGTGCTTTCGTCCTATTATGATGTGCCCCTGCCGGAAAAATGTATCCTCTGGGGCGAGGTGGACCTCAACGGACAGGTGCGCCCGGTGGCCGCGCACGCACAGCGTCTGCGCCAGGCGCAGCATCTGGGGTTTTCCCCCATCATTCATCCCGGAACGGGCAGGGGGGGCATTGCCACGGTGGCCGCCCTGCAACAGCAGCTCTTCCATCGCAGAGCAGGAGGCACGGCCCATGGCGCTTGA
- a CDS encoding DUF4139 domain-containing protein — MISRQCTRHARAVLWAVLLSCLLAGTAGARTLTESPRLAQPEQVLLSPAGARVTVAEEVAVCRTEQGGLVRLFLPGAADAVAPDVPGQQVLRWSLRPLALPAEGQAARERQRLLDEADRLDGRLVALDTALALYRLPARDAASLPAAALKDAGRQILEDVAALGQERAAVERRLKQLRDMLAARPALPDQGQVLEILLADVPGSPVRVTCSYSLEHCGWRPRYSLDARPATGTIMAHMLADVWQYSGQDWTTCRLSLISSPTGSLRPAALPSWDIAGGPAPRGKAAGAMLAAPRVMQGREGSSPINAVESGAFVRWDVPAAGLPQGRFTLSVAQENWHAPLSWLARPVDGESRVWMTARHVFTRGASWPGGLMECRIDGQSVGTGLFAPENGEVQLFFGADPRVHVTVEHESRRQGESGIINARRLWHWNWTYTLRNERQNAVDVRVERPLPRAVEESVQVTMQNTPDASVDRDGRTLYWTINVPARQTATIRHGVSLSAPADLPLEPVAP, encoded by the coding sequence ATGATCTCTCGGCAATGTACCCGCCACGCACGGGCTGTGCTGTGGGCGGTCCTGCTGTCTTGTCTGCTTGCCGGCACGGCCGGTGCCCGGACACTGACGGAATCTCCCCGTCTGGCCCAGCCGGAACAGGTGCTGCTTTCTCCTGCCGGTGCCCGGGTGACCGTGGCGGAGGAGGTCGCGGTCTGCCGGACGGAGCAGGGCGGTCTTGTGCGTCTTTTCCTTCCCGGGGCGGCCGATGCGGTGGCGCCGGACGTGCCGGGCCAGCAGGTGCTGCGCTGGAGCCTGCGGCCTCTGGCCCTGCCTGCCGAAGGGCAGGCGGCCCGTGAGCGGCAGCGCCTGCTGGACGAAGCGGACAGGCTTGACGGCCGCCTTGTGGCGCTGGATACGGCCCTGGCGCTGTACCGTCTGCCGGCCCGGGATGCGGCGTCCCTGCCCGCCGCCGCACTGAAGGACGCCGGTCGGCAGATTCTGGAAGATGTGGCCGCCCTGGGCCAGGAACGCGCCGCCGTGGAACGCCGCCTCAAGCAGCTGCGGGATATGCTGGCTGCCCGGCCCGCACTGCCGGATCAGGGGCAGGTGCTGGAAATCCTGCTGGCAGACGTGCCCGGGTCGCCGGTACGCGTCACGTGTTCCTACTCCCTGGAGCATTGCGGCTGGCGCCCCCGCTACAGCCTGGATGCCCGGCCCGCCACGGGAACCATCATGGCCCATATGCTGGCCGATGTGTGGCAGTATTCGGGGCAGGACTGGACCACCTGCCGTCTTTCGCTCATCAGCAGCCCCACAGGCTCGCTGCGCCCCGCAGCGCTGCCCAGCTGGGACATTGCAGGAGGGCCGGCGCCCCGCGGCAAGGCTGCCGGGGCCATGCTGGCTGCCCCCAGAGTCATGCAGGGCAGGGAAGGCTCCTCGCCGATCAATGCCGTGGAATCCGGCGCCTTTGTGCGCTGGGACGTGCCCGCCGCGGGCCTGCCCCAGGGCCGCTTTACCCTGTCCGTGGCACAGGAGAACTGGCATGCTCCCCTGAGCTGGCTGGCGCGTCCTGTCGACGGAGAGAGCCGGGTCTGGATGACGGCTCGTCATGTCTTCACCAGGGGAGCATCCTGGCCCGGCGGCCTCATGGAATGCCGCATCGACGGCCAGAGCGTGGGCACCGGCCTTTTCGCGCCGGAAAACGGTGAGGTACAGCTCTTTTTCGGCGCTGATCCGCGGGTGCATGTGACGGTAGAGCACGAAAGCCGCCGGCAGGGCGAAAGCGGCATCATCAATGCCCGCCGTCTCTGGCACTGGAACTGGACCTATACCCTGCGCAACGAACGCCAGAACGCCGTGGACGTACGGGTGGAGCGCCCCCTGCCGCGCGCCGTGGAGGAGAGCGTGCAGGTGACCATGCAGAATACGCCCGACGCCAGCGTGGACCGGGACGGCCGTACCCTGTACTGGACCATCAATGTCCCCGCCCGCCAGACAGCCACCATCCGTCATGGAGTGAGCCTTTCCGCACCAGCCGATCTGCCGCTGGAACCGGTGGCTCCGTAG
- the ettA gene encoding energy-dependent translational throttle protein EttA encodes MSNEPDKIIYSMIRVSKRHGQKEVLKDISLSYFYGAKIGVLGLNGAGKSSLLKILAGVDQSFDGKTVLAPGYTIGYLEQEPLHDECRTVREVVEEGVSDLMAIAREFEEINAKFAEPMEPEEMDALIERQANVQELMDSKGIWDLDSRLEMAMDALRCPPADMPVNKISGGERRRVALCRLLLQNPDILLLDEPTNHLDAESVAWLERYLSTFPGTVIAVTHDRYFLDNVAGWILELDRGRGIPWKGNYSSWLEQKQKRLAQEDKTEAERQKTLARELEWIRMSPKGRHAKGKARINAYEAMLSHESEKRAPDLQIYIPPGPRLGKSVIEFKGVTKSMGDRLLMENLNALIPAGAIVGIIGPNGAGKTTLFKMITGQEKPDAGTITVGDTVQFAYVDQGRESLTPGKTVYELISDGHDTIKLGGREVNARAYCTRFNFHGADQQKKVDVLSGGERNRLHLARMLKSGANVLLLDEPTNDIDVNTMRALEDALDNFAGCVLVVSHDRWFLDRIATHIMAFEGDSAVDFFEGNFTEYEEDRRKRLGKDADTPRRLKFRRLTR; translated from the coding sequence ATGAGCAACGAACCTGACAAGATCATCTATTCCATGATCCGCGTGTCCAAGCGGCACGGGCAAAAGGAAGTGCTGAAGGATATTTCCCTCTCCTACTTCTACGGGGCCAAAATAGGCGTTCTCGGCCTCAACGGGGCAGGCAAGTCCAGCCTGCTCAAGATTCTTGCCGGTGTGGACCAGTCCTTTGACGGCAAGACCGTGCTGGCCCCGGGCTATACCATCGGCTACCTGGAACAGGAACCCCTGCACGATGAATGTCGCACCGTGCGCGAAGTGGTGGAAGAGGGCGTAAGCGACCTCATGGCCATTGCCAGGGAATTCGAGGAAATCAACGCCAAGTTCGCCGAACCCATGGAACCGGAAGAAATGGATGCCCTCATCGAGCGGCAGGCCAATGTGCAGGAACTCATGGACAGCAAGGGCATCTGGGACCTGGATTCCCGCCTTGAAATGGCCATGGATGCCCTGCGCTGTCCCCCTGCCGACATGCCGGTCAACAAGATTTCCGGGGGGGAACGCCGCCGCGTGGCCCTGTGCCGCCTGCTGCTGCAAAACCCGGACATCCTTCTGCTGGACGAACCCACCAACCATCTGGACGCCGAGTCCGTGGCCTGGCTGGAACGCTACCTTTCCACCTTCCCCGGCACGGTCATTGCCGTCACCCACGACCGCTATTTTCTTGACAATGTGGCCGGCTGGATTCTGGAACTGGACCGCGGCCGGGGCATTCCCTGGAAGGGCAACTATTCCTCCTGGCTGGAACAGAAGCAGAAGCGCCTTGCCCAGGAAGACAAGACAGAGGCCGAGCGCCAGAAAACCCTGGCCCGCGAACTGGAATGGATCCGCATGTCGCCCAAGGGCCGCCACGCCAAGGGCAAGGCCCGCATCAATGCCTACGAGGCCATGCTTTCCCACGAGAGCGAAAAGCGTGCCCCTGACCTGCAGATCTACATTCCGCCGGGACCGCGCCTGGGCAAGAGCGTCATCGAATTCAAGGGTGTCACCAAGAGCATGGGCGACAGGCTGCTCATGGAAAATCTGAATGCCCTCATTCCCGCCGGGGCCATCGTGGGCATCATCGGCCCCAACGGGGCGGGCAAAACCACGCTCTTCAAAATGATCACCGGGCAGGAAAAGCCCGATGCCGGCACCATCACCGTGGGAGACACCGTGCAGTTTGCCTATGTGGACCAGGGGCGCGAATCCCTGACGCCGGGCAAGACCGTCTATGAACTCATCAGCGACGGACACGACACCATCAAGCTGGGCGGACGGGAAGTGAACGCCAGGGCCTACTGCACCCGCTTCAACTTTCATGGGGCGGACCAGCAGAAGAAGGTGGACGTGCTCTCCGGCGGCGAGCGCAACCGCCTGCACCTGGCCCGCATGCTCAAGTCGGGCGCCAACGTGCTGCTGCTGGACGAACCCACCAACGACATTGATGTCAATACCATGCGCGCCCTGGAAGATGCGCTGGACAATTTCGCCGGCTGTGTGCTGGTGGTGAGTCACGACCGCTGGTTCCTGGACCGCATTGCCACGCACATCATGGCCTTCGAGGGCGATTCTGCCGTGGACTTCTTTGAAGGCAACTTCACCGAATACGAGGAAGACCGCAGAAAGCGTCTGGGCAAGGACGCCGATACCCCCAGGCGGCTCAAGTTCCGCCGGCTGACGCGCTGA
- a CDS encoding aromatic amino acid transporter has translation MRYLFGPDFQHIMGGSMVVAGTAIGAGMLGLPMISAGMWFKWSVLIMFISWFCMLRASQAILEVNLRFEPGDSLHTLVYRTLGPAWSLVNGLSVAFVLYTLVYAYVSSGGSVVQQAMQSGWGITPPRILTSLFFSLLLTACVWWSSRAVDRLSVLLMGGMIITFFLSVGGMIGNASLENLLGSQNKGEAIFIFGALSTYLTSFCFHASVPSLIKYIGKEPRIINACLRNGTFIALVCYLVWITAADGILDREEFRAVIAAGGNVGHLVAASGSSLSYVIQKMLEAFALFAIATSFLGAGLGLFDYMADLCHFDNSRRGRTLTMLITFLPPMIGGLIWPDGFLPAIGWAGLAAAIWSVIVPAMLLHTSRRKHGPSDYSMPGAGWAVPLLLVYGIAVAVCHTLSVFALLPTFH, from the coding sequence ATGCGGTATCTGTTCGGCCCGGATTTTCAGCACATTATGGGCGGCTCCATGGTGGTGGCCGGCACGGCCATCGGGGCGGGCATGCTTGGCCTGCCCATGATTTCGGCAGGCATGTGGTTCAAGTGGTCCGTGCTCATCATGTTCATCTCCTGGTTCTGCATGCTGCGGGCCAGCCAGGCCATTCTTGAGGTCAATCTGCGCTTCGAGCCTGGGGACAGCCTGCATACGCTTGTTTACAGGACCCTCGGTCCGGCCTGGAGTCTGGTAAACGGCCTGTCCGTGGCCTTTGTGCTCTATACGCTGGTCTATGCCTATGTGAGCAGCGGCGGTTCCGTGGTGCAGCAGGCCATGCAGTCCGGATGGGGCATCACGCCCCCCCGCATTCTGACCAGCCTGTTCTTTTCCCTGCTGCTCACGGCCTGCGTGTGGTGGAGTTCCCGCGCGGTGGACCGTCTGTCCGTGCTGCTCATGGGCGGCATGATCATTACCTTTTTCCTGTCGGTGGGCGGAATGATCGGCAATGCCAGCCTGGAAAATCTGCTGGGCAGCCAGAACAAGGGGGAAGCCATCTTTATTTTTGGCGCCCTGTCCACCTACCTGACCTCCTTCTGCTTTCATGCGTCGGTTCCCAGCCTCATCAAGTACATTGGCAAGGAGCCGCGCATCATCAATGCCTGCCTGCGCAACGGCACCTTCATTGCCCTGGTCTGCTACCTGGTCTGGATTACCGCAGCTGACGGCATCCTGGACCGCGAGGAATTCCGGGCCGTCATTGCGGCCGGCGGCAATGTGGGCCATCTGGTGGCGGCATCGGGGTCCTCGCTGAGCTATGTCATCCAGAAGATGCTGGAAGCCTTTGCCCTCTTTGCCATTGCCACGTCCTTCCTGGGGGCGGGTCTGGGGCTGTTTGACTACATGGCGGACCTCTGCCACTTTGACAACAGCCGGCGCGGGCGCACCCTGACCATGCTGATCACCTTTCTGCCGCCCATGATCGGCGGTCTCATCTGGCCGGACGGCTTCCTGCCCGCCATCGGCTGGGCCGGACTGGCAGCGGCCATCTGGTCGGTCATTGTGCCGGCCATGCTCCTGCATACCAGCCGCCGCAAGCACGGTCCCTCCGACTACAGCATGCCCGGCGCCGGCTGGGCCGTGCCCCTGCTGCTGGTGTACGGCATTGCCGTGGCCGTGTGCCACACCCTTTCCGTTTTTGCGCTGCTGCCCACCTTTCATTAG
- a CDS encoding RidA family protein, producing MNRECLSTAGAPAAVGPYSQAVRAGETVYLSGQIGLVPETGKMVDGDVSAQAGQALKNLSAVLAAAGLGTEHVVKTVVFITDMAHFPAVNEVYKTFFQAPYPARSCVAVSALPMGALVEVEAIAVR from the coding sequence ATGAACAGAGAATGTCTTTCCACCGCCGGCGCTCCGGCAGCCGTTGGCCCCTACAGTCAGGCCGTCCGGGCGGGCGAGACCGTCTATCTTTCCGGCCAGATCGGCCTGGTTCCCGAAACCGGCAAGATGGTGGACGGCGACGTGTCGGCCCAGGCCGGGCAGGCGCTGAAAAATCTGTCCGCCGTGCTGGCCGCTGCCGGGCTGGGGACGGAACATGTGGTGAAGACGGTGGTCTTCATTACCGACATGGCGCATTTCCCGGCAGTCAACGAGGTATACAAAACCTTTTTCCAGGCGCCCTATCCGGCCCGCTCCTGTGTGGCCGTATCCGCCCTGCCCATGGGAGCACTGGTGGAGGTGGAGGCCATCGCCGTCCGCTAG
- a CDS encoding metallophosphoesterase, translating into MLTAFSLFLTLYVLVRVLWRAPLALPLRLLLAVLTAAGACKLLLFRLVFGSYSPELPSWFQVGAGIPLGLVLLFAALSLGRDVLLLLCLLAERCGLGHAWTWLRARDAGISLGLALLAAVLVGAGITAALRVPAVREVEIPVRHLPPELDGMRLALLSDLHLSQTFSRPWAEALVARVNAARPDIILLTGDLMDGSPAQRAADIQPLAGLRAPLGVWGCAGNHEYYSSYPAWQPVLGRLGIRMLDNAFALLPYRGSHLLLLGVTDQAAAHFGLPGPDTEGTLRRALAASARAWPSRITGQRPDAREGTPPVLLLAHRPALFSKLRGRIRLQLSGHTHGGSLLGVDWLVARFNDGYVRGLYGDADSRLVVSSGCGLWSGFPFRLGVPGEILLLVLRPAPEEEGLPSARPLP; encoded by the coding sequence ATGCTGACCGCGTTTTCGCTTTTTTTGACGCTGTACGTGCTGGTGCGCGTTCTGTGGCGTGCGCCCCTTGCCCTGCCCCTGCGTCTGCTGCTGGCGGTGCTGACGGCGGCCGGGGCCTGCAAGCTGCTGCTCTTTCGCCTTGTCTTCGGGTCCTATTCACCGGAACTGCCGTCTTGGTTTCAGGTGGGGGCGGGCATTCCGCTGGGACTGGTGCTGCTGTTTGCCGCCCTGAGTCTGGGGCGGGATGTTCTGCTGCTGCTGTGTCTGCTGGCCGAGCGCTGCGGGCTGGGCCATGCGTGGACATGGCTGCGGGCGCGGGATGCGGGCATTTCCCTGGGGCTGGCGCTGCTGGCGGCTGTGCTGGTGGGCGCAGGCATTACCGCGGCCCTGCGGGTGCCTGCTGTGCGGGAAGTGGAAATTCCCGTGCGCCATCTGCCGCCGGAGCTGGACGGCATGCGCCTGGCCCTCCTGAGTGATCTGCATCTCAGTCAGACCTTTTCCCGCCCCTGGGCGGAAGCACTGGTGGCGCGTGTCAATGCGGCTCGCCCGGACATCATCCTGCTGACAGGGGACCTGATGGACGGATCGCCGGCACAGCGCGCGGCGGATATCCAGCCCCTGGCCGGCCTGCGTGCCCCCCTGGGAGTCTGGGGCTGTGCGGGCAATCATGAATATTATTCCAGCTATCCGGCCTGGCAGCCCGTGCTTGGCCGGCTGGGCATCCGCATGCTGGACAATGCCTTTGCGCTGCTGCCCTACCGGGGCAGTCATCTGCTTCTGCTTGGGGTGACGGATCAGGCGGCCGCGCATTTCGGCCTGCCCGGACCGGATACGGAAGGGACGCTGCGGCGTGCCCTGGCCGCCAGTGCGCGGGCGTGGCCTTCCCGCATCACGGGGCAGCGCCCTGACGCCAGGGAGGGGACACCGCCCGTGCTGCTGCTTGCCCACCGCCCTGCCCTGTTCTCGAAACTGCGGGGACGGATACGCCTGCAACTTTCCGGGCATACGCATGGCGGCTCCCTGCTGGGGGTGGACTGGCTGGTGGCCCGTTTTAATGACGGCTATGTGCGTGGCCTGTACGGCGATGCGGATTCCCGCCTGGTGGTGTCGTCCGGCTGCGGCCTGTGGAGCGGTTTTCCCTTTCGGCTGGGCGTTCCCGGAGAGATTCTCCTGCTTGTGCTGCGTCCCGCACCTGAAGAAGAGGGATTGCCAAGCGCCCGGCCTCTTCCGTAA
- a CDS encoding methyltransferase domain-containing protein, with protein sequence MNDSVDRSRYGNEAFLLPRQRSLLRGALAPWRRRHAALLDINCGAGKLLSLLWECGFDVTACEGRPEQRHEAVACAPCGVEVVAAHDDYLPFGPDSFDWAVLHLGNHDGAAAAQAVEEAARVAVRGLAVTFWNVASLPGLLHTLFPARHPWPHRGLPWWQVVCLGRPYGSWRLFGTLHLPGGRGESLLSRQDRLCSWLGAWCVLRIDLGPSGRVTPLGLRAGGGKKRLETSSVLEQRAP encoded by the coding sequence ATGAATGACTCGGTGGACAGGTCCCGCTACGGGAACGAGGCCTTTCTTCTTCCGCGCCAGCGCTCGCTGCTGCGGGGGGCGCTGGCTCCCTGGAGGCGGCGCCATGCCGCGCTGCTGGACATCAACTGCGGCGCGGGGAAGCTCCTTTCCCTGCTCTGGGAATGCGGCTTTGACGTGACGGCCTGCGAAGGCCGGCCGGAACAGCGGCATGAGGCCGTGGCGTGTGCGCCCTGCGGGGTGGAGGTGGTGGCGGCGCATGACGATTACCTTCCCTTCGGGCCGGACAGTTTTGACTGGGCGGTGTTGCATCTGGGGAATCATGACGGCGCTGCGGCGGCCCAGGCCGTGGAAGAGGCCGCGCGCGTGGCTGTTCGCGGGCTGGCGGTCACCTTCTGGAATGTGGCGTCCCTGCCCGGCCTGCTTCATACTCTTTTCCCCGCACGCCATCCCTGGCCGCACAGGGGGCTGCCCTGGTGGCAGGTGGTGTGCCTGGGCAGGCCCTACGGCAGCTGGCGCCTCTTTGGTACCCTGCATCTGCCCGGCGGCAGGGGCGAAAGCCTGCTTTCCCGGCAGGACAGGCTGTGCTCCTGGCTGGGGGCGTGGTGCGTGCTGCGCATCGACCTTGGCCCGTCGGGCCGGGTGACGCCGCTGGGGCTGCGGGCCGGTGGGGGCAAGAAGCGGCTGGAGACCTCCTCTGTTCTGGAGCAGCGCGCCCCCTGA
- the pgl gene encoding 6-phosphogluconolactonase encodes MQARSRSIHLSVHIHKNPSAMAERAAHILAAACEEAVSERGVFKIALSGGQTPIPLFRLLAASDWADRLPWEKITFFWVDERCVGPDHPDSNYGLARREMLAYLPVTHFFRMRGEMDPVKAAALYEAQIRADFNIGPNEFPRFDFMLLGVGDDGHTGSIFPNSPALVERKRLVIDQYVPERKADRLTLTLPVINNSRCCMFLVTGKEKHDVLSKTLNLLAEPTLPAQLVRPTVGDLIWVVDEAAATGK; translated from the coding sequence ATGCAAGCGCGCAGCCGTTCCATACACCTTTCGGTGCATATTCATAAAAACCCCTCAGCCATGGCCGAACGTGCGGCCCATATTCTTGCCGCTGCCTGCGAGGAGGCCGTGAGCGAGCGTGGCGTATTCAAGATTGCGCTTTCCGGCGGGCAGACGCCCATTCCGCTGTTCCGGCTGCTGGCTGCCAGTGACTGGGCGGATCGTCTCCCGTGGGAAAAGATCACCTTCTTCTGGGTGGACGAACGCTGCGTCGGCCCGGATCACCCTGACAGCAATTACGGCCTGGCGCGGCGCGAAATGCTGGCTTATCTGCCGGTGACGCACTTTTTCCGCATGCGTGGCGAAATGGATCCGGTCAAGGCGGCTGCCCTGTACGAGGCGCAGATCCGGGCGGATTTCAACATTGGCCCCAACGAATTCCCGCGTTTTGACTTCATGCTGCTTGGTGTGGGGGATGACGGGCATACCGGCTCCATTTTCCCCAACTCGCCGGCACTGGTGGAGCGCAAGCGCCTGGTCATTGACCAGTATGTGCCGGAACGCAAGGCGGACCGCCTGACCCTTACCCTGCCGGTCATCAACAATTCGCGCTGCTGCATGTTTCTTGTTACGGGCAAGGAAAAGCACGATGTGCTTTCCAAGACGCTCAATCTGCTGGCGGAACCTACCCTGCCGGCACAGCTTGTGCGCCCCACGGTGGGTGATCTCATCTGGGTTGTGGACGAAGCCGCGGCCACGGGAAAGTAA